The following are encoded together in the Citrobacter arsenatis genome:
- a CDS encoding autotransporter outer membrane beta-barrel domain-containing protein, translated as MTVKNTSGGTFMMVGNSQLNVGGDLYLDTTNGSFLATNNSTSNGINVGGDLTFSNNVEINNIDAVSTAAGIYSTVVNVDGDINVVGKNVGGTGLQILNAAGTGITTNGDFNISSTVADNVTKVILGHASKVTAENDITLNSVSGGATQLYIGDAKYGAPASIAAKSIAMSGDGENTVIFNNISQTQPGTEGYLFNIAINGDGVVEQQSGHTTLAAVSNYTGGTVISGGLLSIADSKALGSGEVSVNTAPNNNTGLDIAYADGSAFNNILSGSGNTTVSGDAQITGTNQNYAGNWNVTGTASTDTAVSSTQNNFGSGTVNISSDGYLHATTNNGFSIDNKLTGTGYLVADNNGNAFNFSNTTGSEFAGNVILNNNLFTLEADNTSALTNATLTVGTGNATSVGSGTQNIGGLAFNGGTLIFGAVSPGDTLSDRFVETEKDLNLTGSGQIQISTGGDFENTPQHPDTTIPLLQQDEGDVLVKLADSQGTVTGSAGNLSLIDQNGNVVSNAQTSHITQNGETVANGVYDYRLTSGENGDGLYINYGLTQVELLAQGDNALTLNAEGNTGNAADLSARVTGSGDLAFDSARGQTVSLSNMDNDYTGITDVRSGNLLMKNDNVLGQTSELRLAAETGFDMNGYSQTVGKLTAAADSLLNINGGSLTLEQGGTADGILTGSGALNINGDTLTITGENSTLTAKTTIAEGARVLMNTTLGLGTGDIVAAGTLTMSKAAGALYNSISDAGRVELSESDVALVGNNSAFTGQFAVDADSRLTAFSAENLGSAEVSNSGSLVLNSNTDWQLDNDVYGSGDVTKLGAGSITVGDNAAWTGKTEIEQGGLVLGDGTSPVTLASTEVNIAAAGMLSGTGGVAGHVNNAGVLQVGTGTGDNLLFTVGGDLVNSGTLATGVKGQQAGNQLVVNGNYTGNGGHLSLNTALGDDNSVTDKLVVKGDTSGTTSVSVTNAGGKGAATIDGIEVIHVDGASDGEFTQAGRIVAGAYDYSLGRGQDENSGNWYLTSGKTNPDPEPKPDPDKDLRPEGGSYTANLAAANNMFVTRLYDRLGETQYIDALTGEQKVTSMWMRHVGGHNNWRDGSGQLKTQSNRYVLQLGGDIAQWSQNGLDRWHLGVMAGYGNDHSNTRSSRTGYRSRGSVNGYSTGVYATWYANDASHNGAWLDSWAQYSWFDNNVKGDDLQGESYKSKGVTASLEMGYAQKMGEFSGSQGTLNEWYIQPQAQAVWMGVKADDHRESNGTRITSHGNGNVQTRLGLKTWIKSHHQMDNGKEREFQPFAELNWLHNSRDFSTTMDGVNVRQDGAKNIAEVKVGVEGQVSPRLNLWGNIGVQAGDKGYNDSAAMIGVKWNF; from the coding sequence ATGACCGTAAAAAACACCAGTGGTGGCACGTTCATGATGGTGGGCAATTCCCAGCTTAACGTGGGCGGCGATCTGTATCTTGATACTACGAACGGTAGTTTTTTAGCGACAAACAATTCCACTTCAAATGGCATCAATGTTGGTGGCGATCTTACTTTCAGCAATAACGTTGAAATCAATAACATTGATGCGGTTAGTACTGCTGCAGGCATTTATTCAACGGTGGTAAATGTTGATGGAGATATCAATGTTGTTGGTAAGAACGTGGGGGGTACGGGTCTTCAGATATTGAACGCAGCAGGAACGGGCATAACGACTAATGGTGATTTCAATATATCATCAACAGTCGCTGACAACGTGACAAAAGTGATCTTGGGGCACGCTTCAAAAGTAACTGCTGAGAATGATATCACATTAAACAGTGTGTCCGGAGGCGCTACCCAGCTTTATATTGGCGATGCTAAGTATGGTGCCCCAGCCTCTATTGCTGCCAAGAGCATAGCAATGAGTGGTGATGGCGAGAATACGGTTATTTTCAATAACATCAGTCAGACTCAACCTGGCACTGAAGGCTATTTATTCAATATCGCGATTAATGGCGATGGCGTGGTAGAACAACAATCAGGGCATACTACCCTTGCTGCGGTGTCAAATTATACTGGTGGGACGGTAATTAGCGGTGGTTTACTTTCCATTGCAGATAGTAAAGCACTGGGAAGTGGGGAGGTATCTGTTAATACGGCTCCAAACAATAATACTGGACTGGATATTGCTTATGCTGATGGTAGCGCATTCAATAACATTTTATCAGGTAGTGGTAATACAACCGTATCTGGTGATGCCCAGATAACCGGTACTAACCAAAACTATGCTGGTAACTGGAATGTAACGGGCACAGCTTCAACGGATACTGCTGTGTCTTCTACGCAAAATAATTTCGGTAGCGGTACTGTAAATATCAGCAGTGACGGGTACTTGCACGCGACAACAAACAATGGATTCAGCATTGATAACAAGTTGACCGGAACTGGATATCTTGTTGCTGATAATAATGGTAATGCGTTTAACTTTAGCAACACGACGGGTTCTGAGTTCGCGGGGAATGTGATTCTCAATAATAATCTGTTCACATTAGAAGCAGACAATACGTCTGCGTTAACGAATGCCACGCTTACCGTGGGTACTGGCAACGCTACATCGGTTGGAAGCGGAACACAAAATATTGGCGGTCTGGCCTTTAATGGCGGGACATTAATTTTCGGTGCTGTTTCTCCTGGCGATACGCTTAGCGATCGATTTGTTGAGACGGAAAAAGATCTGAACTTAACCGGTAGCGGGCAAATTCAAATTAGTACTGGTGGTGATTTTGAAAACACGCCGCAGCATCCTGACACGACTATACCCTTGCTCCAGCAGGATGAAGGCGACGTTCTGGTTAAATTGGCTGATAGCCAGGGCACGGTTACCGGTAGTGCGGGGAACCTTAGCCTGATCGATCAAAATGGTAATGTGGTTTCTAATGCTCAGACATCTCACATTACTCAGAATGGTGAGACCGTGGCGAATGGTGTTTACGATTATCGTCTGACGAGTGGTGAAAATGGCGATGGACTTTACATCAATTATGGTCTGACCCAGGTCGAATTACTTGCGCAAGGGGATAATGCCCTAACCCTCAATGCGGAAGGGAATACCGGTAATGCCGCAGATCTCAGCGCCCGCGTGACCGGCAGTGGCGACCTGGCGTTTGACAGCGCCAGAGGCCAGACGGTATCGCTGTCGAATATGGATAACGATTACACCGGTATCACTGATGTACGCAGCGGCAACCTGCTGATGAAAAACGATAATGTTCTTGGACAGACCAGTGAACTGCGTCTGGCCGCTGAGACCGGTTTTGACATGAACGGTTATAGCCAGACTGTCGGTAAGCTGACGGCGGCGGCTGACTCACTGCTGAACATCAATGGCGGTAGCCTGACCCTGGAGCAGGGCGGAACAGCCGATGGAATATTGACCGGAAGCGGCGCGCTAAACATCAATGGCGATACGCTGACCATTACCGGTGAAAACAGCACGCTGACGGCAAAAACGACCATTGCAGAAGGTGCGCGCGTGCTGATGAACACCACGCTGGGTCTCGGCACGGGCGATATCGTGGCGGCGGGAACGCTGACGATGAGCAAGGCGGCAGGCGCGCTTTACAACAGCATCAGCGATGCCGGACGGGTTGAACTCAGCGAAAGCGACGTCGCGCTGGTGGGTAACAACAGCGCCTTTACGGGGCAATTTGCTGTGGATGCGGATTCCCGGCTTACCGCGTTCAGCGCAGAAAATCTGGGCAGCGCAGAGGTGAGCAACAGTGGTTCACTGGTGCTGAACAGTAATACCGACTGGCAGCTTGATAACGACGTTTATGGTAGCGGCGACGTGACCAAGCTGGGAGCCGGCTCCATTACCGTCGGTGACAACGCCGCCTGGACGGGGAAAACGGAGATTGAGCAGGGTGGCCTGGTACTGGGAGACGGCACATCTCCGGTCACGCTGGCCAGTACCGAAGTCAACATTGCGGCTGCGGGGATGCTCTCGGGCACGGGGGGCGTTGCAGGTCATGTGAATAACGCCGGTGTGCTGCAGGTGGGGACCGGGACCGGTGACAATCTCCTGTTCACGGTGGGGGGCGACCTGGTTAACAGCGGTACCCTCGCAACCGGTGTGAAGGGTCAGCAGGCCGGTAATCAACTGGTGGTCAATGGTAATTACACGGGTAATGGTGGTCATCTTTCCTTGAACACCGCGCTGGGGGATGACAATTCCGTTACGGATAAGCTGGTGGTGAAAGGCGATACCAGTGGCACAACCTCCGTCAGTGTCACTAACGCCGGTGGGAAAGGGGCCGCCACGATTGATGGGATCGAAGTTATCCATGTTGATGGCGCATCGGACGGTGAGTTTACCCAGGCCGGCCGTATTGTGGCGGGGGCATATGACTACAGCCTTGGGCGCGGTCAGGATGAAAACAGCGGCAACTGGTATCTGACCAGCGGCAAAACCAATCCGGATCCCGAACCAAAACCGGATCCGGATAAAGATCTGCGTCCGGAAGGCGGCAGCTACACGGCTAACCTGGCGGCGGCCAACAACATGTTCGTCACCCGTTTGTACGATCGCCTGGGCGAAACGCAGTATATCGATGCCCTGACCGGCGAGCAGAAAGTCACCAGTATGTGGATGCGCCACGTTGGCGGGCATAACAACTGGCGTGACGGCAGCGGCCAGCTGAAAACCCAGAGCAACCGTTATGTATTGCAGCTGGGGGGCGACATTGCGCAATGGAGCCAGAACGGACTTGATCGCTGGCACCTTGGCGTGATGGCGGGCTACGGGAACGATCACAGCAACACCCGATCGTCACGCACGGGTTACCGTTCCAGAGGTTCAGTCAATGGCTACAGCACCGGCGTTTATGCCACATGGTATGCCAATGATGCGTCGCATAACGGCGCCTGGCTGGACAGCTGGGCTCAGTACAGCTGGTTTGATAACAATGTCAAAGGCGATGATTTGCAGGGCGAATCGTATAAATCGAAAGGGGTGACCGCCTCGCTGGAAATGGGATATGCCCAGAAAATGGGTGAATTTAGCGGCAGTCAGGGAACGCTGAACGAATGGTACATACAACCTCAGGCGCAGGCGGTCTGGATGGGCGTGAAGGCGGACGACCATCGGGAAAGCAACGGCACCCGTATCACCAGCCATGGTAACGGCAATGTGCAGACCCGGCTGGGCCTGAAAACCTGGATTAAGAGCCATCATCAGATGGATAACGGTAAAGAACGTGAATTCCAGCCGTTTGCCGAGCTGAACTGGCTGCACAATTCACGAGATTTCAGTACGACCATGGACGGCGTGAATGTTCGTCAGGACGGGGCGAAAAATATCGCCGAGGTAAAAGTGGGTGTGGAAGGACAGGTAAGTCCGCGTCTTAATCTGTGGGGCAACATCGGAGTGCAGGCTGGCGACAAAGGCTATAACGACAGCGCTGCGATGATAGGCGTGAAATGGAACTTCTAA
- a CDS encoding EAL domain-containing protein, translated as MRKALLPVIAAVCLLFIGVFILNMQLWYSSSTETLGGARYAAKNMDNILDEAFQATVTAIGIAEKKCDLEGQYQLGTEAALRPHLRTLIIIRQGKVWCTSLPGNRILLKQIPVITDTNLLLTSARNTENEIPVLLYQTRFQTSRIIVTISGVHVRGALKVPLKGVAYALLVGDKVLGSLGDVKTVTPSANASGRVNSAKYPFSIIYNEPPLFSAKRLVTQGSGILIFILLISAAAAYAIDKYLNKNDTPEETLRRAIAKGEIVPFYQPIVNGREGTLRGVEVLARWKHPKAGYISPASFIPVAEKSGLIVPLTQSLMMQVAANMNAIASKLPSGFHVGINFSASHITSLTFVEECLRYRDSFNRDDLNLVIEVTEREPLDVDEDLVQRLNTLHENGFVIALDDFGTGYSGLSYLHDLHIDYIKIDQSFVGRVNDFPDSTRILDCVLDLARKLSLSIVAEGVETKAQLDYLNKNNIVFLQGYYFYKPVTFTEFVMILLSKPKVKVFVE; from the coding sequence ATGCGCAAAGCACTGTTACCGGTAATTGCTGCGGTGTGCCTTTTATTCATTGGCGTTTTTATTCTTAATATGCAGCTTTGGTATTCCTCTTCGACAGAAACTCTTGGAGGCGCCAGATATGCTGCGAAAAATATGGATAACATCCTTGATGAGGCTTTCCAGGCAACCGTCACTGCCATAGGTATCGCTGAAAAGAAATGCGATCTGGAGGGGCAATACCAACTCGGAACAGAAGCCGCGCTACGACCTCATTTGCGAACGCTGATCATTATCCGGCAGGGAAAGGTTTGGTGTACGTCTTTGCCGGGTAATAGGATCTTACTTAAGCAAATTCCTGTAATTACTGATACGAATTTGCTATTAACTTCCGCAAGAAATACGGAAAATGAGATACCCGTTCTGCTGTATCAAACTCGTTTTCAAACCAGTCGTATTATTGTCACCATCAGCGGGGTGCATGTCCGTGGGGCACTGAAGGTTCCATTAAAGGGAGTGGCATACGCATTGCTCGTGGGTGATAAAGTACTCGGTTCATTGGGCGATGTGAAAACCGTAACACCAAGTGCAAATGCGTCTGGACGAGTGAATTCCGCAAAGTATCCCTTCAGTATTATCTATAATGAACCGCCATTGTTTAGTGCAAAAAGGTTGGTTACGCAGGGGTCAGGGATCCTGATTTTCATCCTGTTGATATCTGCTGCAGCCGCTTATGCTATTGATAAGTATCTGAACAAGAACGATACCCCCGAAGAAACGCTGCGCAGGGCGATAGCAAAAGGAGAGATCGTGCCTTTTTATCAACCCATCGTAAATGGCCGAGAGGGGACGTTACGTGGCGTTGAAGTGTTGGCCCGATGGAAACATCCAAAGGCCGGGTATATCTCTCCCGCTTCCTTTATTCCCGTCGCCGAAAAGTCAGGTCTGATCGTGCCGCTAACTCAAAGCCTGATGATGCAGGTCGCGGCGAATATGAACGCCATTGCCAGCAAATTGCCATCCGGCTTCCATGTCGGTATTAACTTCAGTGCTTCTCATATTACATCCCTTACATTTGTAGAGGAGTGCCTAAGATACAGAGACAGTTTTAATCGCGATGATCTCAATCTGGTCATCGAAGTCACTGAGCGCGAACCGCTAGATGTGGATGAAGATCTTGTGCAGAGGCTCAATACGTTACACGAAAATGGCTTTGTTATTGCGTTAGATGACTTCGGGACGGGCTATTCTGGACTTTCTTATTTGCATGACCTGCATATTGATTACATCAAGATCGATCAAAGTTTTGTGGGACGAGTAAATGACTTTCCCGATTCAACCCGGATTTTAGATTGCGTACTCGATCTGGCACGTAAATTGTCTTTAAGCATCGTTGCTGAAGGGGTTGAAACGAAAGCACAGCTTGATTACCTCAACAAAAACAACATCGTTTTCCTGCAAGGATACTATTTTTATAAGCCTGTAACCTTCACTGAGTTTGTCATGATTTTGCTTTCAAAGCCTAAAGTGAAGGTTTTCGTCGAGTAA
- a CDS encoding Bor family protein, with amino-acid sequence MKKLMIAIITATVLSGCAQQTFKINNSIAEKPTQETRQSFFLNGIGQSQTIDAASVCGGADKVVRTEVQESGMDVFLRVITIGIYTPREARVYCSK; translated from the coding sequence ATGAAAAAGTTAATGATTGCAATTATTACTGCAACTGTTTTATCCGGTTGTGCTCAACAAACCTTTAAAATAAACAACAGCATTGCAGAAAAACCAACCCAGGAAACCAGACAGAGCTTTTTCCTGAATGGCATTGGTCAGTCGCAAACTATCGATGCAGCATCTGTTTGCGGTGGCGCAGACAAGGTAGTACGAACCGAAGTTCAGGAATCTGGTATGGATGTTTTCTTACGCGTCATCACAATAGGCATCTATACTCCTCGAGAAGCCAGAGTATATTGTTCGAAATGA
- a CDS encoding TonB-dependent receptor — translation MRLKPVASVVLSCLGFSSPLAFAEDVMVVTASGYEKKITNAAASVSVISQQELQTNKYNDLGEALRSVEGVDVESSTGKTGGLEISIRGMPASYTLILIDGIRQNGSSDVTPNGFSAMNTSFMPPLAAIDHIEVIRGPMSTLYGSDAIGGVVNIITKKSTDKWSTSINTGVNLQESNKWGNSTVANFWSSGPLIAGVLDMQVRGSTTQRQGSSVTSLSDTASTRVPYPTESENYNIGTRLDWKTNENNTLWLDLDSARQRYDNDDGQLGNLTGGYDKTLRYERNKVTLGHDTALTFGTWKSSLGWNETENKGRQLVSSALTPENAGRAGDARELKNTNVILDSVLLTPLGDSHLLTLGGEYWDARMKDGVVLANTGETFHQKTWAAYAEDEWHILDSLALTAGTRYEHNDVFGGHLSPRAYMVWDVSDEWTLKGGVTTGYKAPSLSQLHNGISGVTAQGTVNTVGNPDLKPEESISYETGLYYENEAGLNANVTGFYTEYKNKIVSYSIDDNTNSYTNSGKARTDGIEFASTFPLWSDVLSLSLNYTYTQSKQKDGDNKGAPLSYTPKHMANARLNWQATEDMNAWLSARYRGKAPRFTENYDNLSAVQKAVYDDKGANLKAWTVLDMGMSYKLTKELTLNTAVNNVLDKDFSEVKLYQVGRNSTYAGDYYQTAQSTTGYVNPGRNYWVSLNYQF, via the coding sequence ATGCGTTTAAAACCTGTTGCCTCTGTCGTTCTGTCCTGTTTAGGTTTTTCCAGCCCCCTGGCTTTCGCTGAAGATGTCATGGTGGTAACCGCTTCCGGTTACGAAAAGAAAATCACCAATGCCGCCGCCAGCGTCTCCGTTATTTCACAGCAAGAGTTACAAACCAATAAATATAATGATTTAGGCGAAGCCCTGCGTTCTGTTGAAGGGGTCGATGTTGAAAGCAGTACCGGTAAAACCGGTGGCCTGGAAATCAGTATTCGCGGTATGCCCGCCAGCTATACCCTGATCCTGATTGACGGTATTCGTCAAAACGGCAGTAGCGACGTGACGCCAAACGGCTTCTCTGCCATGAATACCAGCTTTATGCCTCCGCTGGCGGCGATCGATCACATTGAAGTGATCCGCGGCCCAATGTCGACGCTATACGGCTCCGACGCAATCGGTGGCGTGGTGAATATCATCACCAAAAAAAGCACCGATAAGTGGAGCACTTCCATTAATACCGGCGTTAACCTGCAAGAGAGTAATAAATGGGGTAACAGCACGGTCGCCAACTTCTGGTCAAGCGGTCCGTTGATCGCAGGCGTACTGGATATGCAGGTTCGGGGGAGCACCACCCAACGCCAGGGTTCAAGCGTCACCTCTCTGAGCGATACCGCCTCCACCCGCGTACCTTATCCGACCGAGTCGGAAAACTATAATATTGGCACGCGTCTCGACTGGAAAACCAATGAGAACAATACGCTGTGGTTAGATCTCGACTCTGCCAGACAGCGCTATGACAACGATGATGGTCAGTTGGGTAACCTGACGGGGGGGTATGATAAAACGCTGCGCTATGAACGCAACAAAGTGACCCTCGGCCACGATACTGCCTTAACGTTCGGCACCTGGAAATCCTCCCTCGGCTGGAATGAAACCGAGAACAAAGGCCGACAACTGGTCTCCTCCGCACTCACGCCAGAGAACGCTGGCCGTGCCGGTGATGCGCGAGAACTCAAGAACACTAACGTCATTCTGGACTCGGTGCTACTGACGCCATTAGGTGACTCACACCTGTTAACCCTTGGTGGGGAATACTGGGATGCGCGAATGAAAGACGGTGTCGTGCTGGCCAATACCGGCGAGACATTCCACCAAAAAACATGGGCAGCCTATGCGGAAGATGAATGGCATATTCTCGACTCACTGGCGTTAACCGCTGGTACACGTTATGAACATAACGATGTCTTTGGCGGTCATCTTAGCCCACGTGCGTATATGGTCTGGGACGTATCTGATGAGTGGACTCTCAAAGGCGGCGTAACGACCGGTTATAAAGCGCCATCACTCAGCCAGTTGCATAACGGGATCAGCGGCGTAACCGCGCAAGGAACCGTTAATACGGTCGGTAACCCTGACCTCAAGCCGGAAGAAAGTATCAGCTACGAAACCGGACTATATTACGAGAACGAGGCCGGACTTAACGCCAACGTTACCGGCTTCTATACCGAATATAAGAATAAAATTGTCTCGTATTCTATCGATGATAATACCAACAGCTATACCAACAGCGGCAAGGCCAGGACAGATGGTATTGAATTCGCCAGTACCTTCCCTCTCTGGTCGGACGTGCTGAGTTTATCCCTTAACTACACCTACACACAGAGCAAGCAAAAAGATGGTGACAATAAAGGTGCACCACTAAGCTACACGCCAAAACATATGGCTAATGCTCGCCTGAACTGGCAGGCAACGGAAGATATGAACGCCTGGCTGAGTGCACGTTATCGCGGCAAAGCCCCTCGCTTTACCGAAAATTACGACAACCTCAGCGCAGTACAAAAGGCCGTCTATGACGATAAAGGCGCTAATTTAAAAGCCTGGACCGTTCTCGACATGGGGATGTCTTACAAACTGACCAAAGAGCTGACGCTGAATACGGCGGTTAATAACGTGCTGGATAAAGATTTTAGCGAAGTAAAACTGTACCAGGTGGGCCGCAATAGCACCTACGCGGGTGATTATTATCAGACTGCACAATCCACCACCGGATACGTAAACCCGGGTCGTAACTACTGGGTATCTTTAAACTATCAGTTCTAA
- a CDS encoding ABC transporter substrate-binding protein — translation MIKGKLALLTCVLTLALTSPLLAAQNASEGQTLKLAIGPEPTEGFDPMLGWSHGSYLLLHAPLLKQNADMSWGNLLTEKVATSADGKTWTLTLKPDLKFSDGSPLTAEDVVFTYNKAAKSGGKIDMGNFTHASLKDNRTVEITLRSPQSTFVNVLGSLGIVPAKRYDEKTFAKNPIGAGPYRLVSFQPGQQLIVEANPWYAGKKNDFNKLVFVFLDEDNAYAAARSGQLGLVRIAPSMAVAPQQQNLKLWVRDSVENRGIVFPMTPAGKKDANGNPIGNDVTADIAIRRAINYAINRKQLADQVMEGHAIPAYSAVQGLPWQGQSVAFKDGDSEKARTILEDAGWKVGKDGVRVKDGKEARLTLWYASGDSTRRDLAEAVRAMLEPVGIQVSLQSGSWETVERHMHANPTLFGWGSLDPMELFHHYSSQAAGVEYYNPGYYSNSVVEQHLKQAIDAPDWQKALPFWQQVEWDGKQGAGVQGDAAWAWLLNIQHTYLANPCIDLGKGAPEIHGSWSLLNNLDEWTWTCR, via the coding sequence ATGATCAAAGGCAAGCTGGCACTGCTTACGTGCGTATTGACTCTCGCATTAACCTCACCATTACTCGCGGCGCAAAATGCGAGTGAAGGTCAGACGTTAAAGTTGGCAATTGGACCGGAACCAACGGAAGGCTTTGACCCGATGCTGGGCTGGAGTCATGGCAGCTATTTGCTTTTGCATGCACCATTATTAAAACAAAATGCAGATATGAGCTGGGGAAACCTGCTGACGGAAAAAGTCGCGACCAGCGCAGACGGCAAAACCTGGACGTTGACGTTAAAACCTGACCTTAAATTCTCTGATGGTTCGCCGCTAACCGCCGAAGACGTGGTGTTCACCTATAACAAAGCGGCAAAAAGCGGTGGCAAAATTGACATGGGCAACTTTACCCACGCCAGTTTGAAAGATAACCGCACGGTAGAAATCACGCTACGTAGTCCGCAGAGCACCTTTGTGAATGTGCTGGGTTCTTTGGGGATTGTTCCGGCGAAACGATATGACGAAAAAACATTCGCCAAAAATCCGATTGGTGCGGGTCCTTATCGACTGGTGAGTTTTCAGCCGGGACAGCAGTTGATCGTGGAGGCTAACCCCTGGTATGCCGGTAAGAAAAATGATTTCAATAAGCTGGTGTTTGTCTTCCTGGATGAAGATAACGCTTATGCCGCAGCGCGCAGTGGCCAACTGGGACTCGTGCGTATTGCGCCATCCATGGCAGTCGCCCCTCAGCAGCAGAATTTGAAACTTTGGGTACGCGACAGCGTGGAAAACCGGGGCATTGTGTTTCCGATGACTCCTGCAGGTAAAAAAGATGCCAATGGCAATCCGATCGGCAACGATGTTACGGCTGATATCGCCATCAGACGCGCCATCAACTACGCCATCAACCGTAAGCAGCTTGCCGACCAGGTTATGGAGGGGCATGCGATTCCGGCGTATAGCGCGGTTCAGGGCCTGCCGTGGCAGGGGCAGTCAGTCGCGTTCAAAGATGGCGACAGCGAAAAAGCACGAACGATTCTGGAAGACGCCGGCTGGAAAGTAGGAAAAGACGGCGTACGTGTGAAAGACGGTAAAGAGGCTCGCCTGACGCTGTGGTACGCCAGCGGTGACAGTACGCGTAGGGATTTAGCCGAAGCCGTACGTGCAATGCTGGAACCGGTGGGTATCCAGGTCTCGTTGCAATCCGGAAGCTGGGAAACGGTTGAGCGGCATATGCATGCGAATCCGACGCTGTTTGGCTGGGGAAGCCTCGATCCGATGGAGCTTTTCCATCACTACAGTAGTCAGGCCGCAGGCGTGGAATACTACAATCCGGGGTATTACAGTAACTCGGTTGTTGAACAGCATCTTAAACAGGCCATTGACGCCCCGGACTGGCAAAAAGCATTGCCTTTCTGGCAACAGGTGGAGTGGGATGGCAAGCAAGGGGCCGGCGTGCAGGGTGACGCTGCCTGGGCATGGTTGCTGAATATTCAGCACACTTACCTGGCAAATCCATGTATTGACTTAGGGAAAGGCGCACCGGAGATTCACGGTAGCTGGTCACTACTCAATAATCTGGATGAATGGACCTGGACCTGCCGTTGA
- a CDS encoding ABC transporter permease codes for MKSVVGHFLRLIVLLVLVAAGTFVLLSFSPVDPIRAYIGNDLLHVPPEQYARIAARWGLDQPLWERFGHWFIRVLQGDLGYSMLFNAPVSSVIKERFATSFALLGGAWLLSGILGTALGFVAGRYLNRWPDKAICRLSYLLSSLPTFWIGMLLLALFAVRWPVFPVCCAWEPGNSGDMATLTERLRHLVLPVCALSLLGLGQITLHTRESIASVMKSDFVRFARSQGDKGWSLLRHQVLRHAITPALCLQFASLGELLGGALLAEKVFAYPGLGQATIDAGLRGDLPLLMGIVLFSTVLVFIGNSLSTWFVRMLNRALERPDAL; via the coding sequence ATGAAGTCTGTTGTGGGCCATTTTCTCCGGCTGATAGTGCTATTAGTGCTGGTTGCGGCTGGCACTTTTGTGCTGCTCAGCTTCTCTCCGGTCGATCCGATCCGCGCCTATATCGGCAACGATCTCCTGCACGTGCCGCCGGAACAATATGCGCGGATCGCCGCTCGCTGGGGATTGGACCAGCCGCTATGGGAGCGTTTTGGTCACTGGTTTATACGGGTATTGCAGGGCGATCTCGGTTATTCAATGTTGTTTAATGCGCCGGTTTCCAGCGTAATTAAGGAACGTTTTGCTACGTCGTTTGCGCTGCTTGGCGGCGCGTGGCTACTCTCCGGCATACTGGGAACTGCACTGGGATTTGTTGCGGGCCGCTACCTGAATCGCTGGCCGGATAAAGCAATCTGTCGCCTCAGTTATCTGCTTTCTTCGCTGCCGACTTTCTGGATTGGCATGTTGCTGCTGGCGTTATTTGCCGTGCGCTGGCCGGTATTTCCGGTCTGCTGCGCGTGGGAGCCTGGCAACAGCGGTGATATGGCCACGTTGACTGAGCGTCTACGCCATCTTGTGCTTCCTGTTTGTGCGCTAAGTTTGCTGGGGCTGGGACAAATTACGCTTCACACGCGGGAAAGTATCGCCAGCGTGATGAAAAGCGATTTTGTCCGTTTTGCGCGTTCTCAGGGAGATAAAGGTTGGTCGCTGTTGCGTCATCAGGTTCTGCGCCATGCCATCACGCCGGCGCTGTGCCTGCAGTTCGCCTCGCTGGGAGAACTGCTGGGCGGCGCGCTGCTGGCGGAAAAAGTGTTCGCTTATCCGGGACTGGGACAGGCCACTATTGATGCCGGGTTACGTGGCGATCTGCCGTTACTGATGGGGATTGTGTTGTTCAGTACCGTATTGGTGTTTATTGGCAACTCGTTATCTACCTGGTTTGTTCGTATGTTGAATCGTGCTCTGGAGCGACCTGATGCTCTATAA